A single genomic interval of Sinorhizobium garamanticum harbors:
- the pgi gene encoding glucose-6-phosphate isomerase produces the protein MKALVENLKATARETNATDIRAAFAADRNRFSRFSTTLGDLLFDYSKCAVNDRILEGLEALAKAAKVEEKRDAMFRGDIINITEGRAVLHTALRNRSNRPVLVDGKDVMPDVNAVLDAMGAFADGIRSGALKGATGKKITDVINIGIGGSDLGPVMATLALGPFHDGPRLHFVSNIDGAHIADTLKLVDPETALFIVASKTFTTIETMTNAATARAFIAGKLGEAAVGHHFAAVSTALDKVAAFGIDQARVFGFWDWVGGRYSIWSAIGLPLMIAIGKENFGRFLDGGHAIDEHFRTAPLRQNIPMLLGLIGFYHRNVLGYPSRAILPYDQRLARFPAYLQQLDMESNGKGVTMDSTPVEFSTGPVVWGEPGTNGQHAFYQLIHQGTDIIPAEFMIAANGHEKELRHQHQLLMANCLAQSEALMKGRTLAEAKAQLTSKGMDDAKADKIAPHRVFTGNRPSLTIVYDELDPFALGRLIALYEHRVFVEGALFNINSFDQWGVELGKELATGLLPVVEGKESAEGHDSSTAGLVAALLKAAR, from the coding sequence ATGAAAGCGCTTGTCGAAAACCTCAAAGCCACTGCACGCGAGACCAATGCAACCGACATTCGCGCCGCCTTCGCGGCCGACCGGAACCGCTTCTCCCGCTTCAGCACGACGCTCGGCGACCTCCTCTTCGACTATTCGAAATGCGCAGTGAATGACCGGATTCTCGAGGGTCTCGAAGCACTCGCCAAGGCGGCGAAGGTGGAAGAAAAGCGGGACGCCATGTTCCGCGGCGACATCATCAACATTACCGAAGGTCGCGCCGTGCTGCACACGGCGCTCAGGAATCGGAGCAACCGGCCGGTGCTCGTCGACGGCAAGGACGTCATGCCCGACGTCAACGCCGTGCTTGATGCGATGGGTGCCTTTGCCGACGGCATCCGGTCCGGCGCCTTGAAGGGCGCCACCGGCAAGAAGATCACCGATGTCATCAATATCGGCATCGGTGGCTCCGACCTCGGCCCGGTGATGGCGACGCTGGCGCTCGGCCCCTTCCACGACGGTCCGCGACTGCATTTCGTTTCCAACATCGATGGCGCGCATATCGCCGATACGCTGAAGCTCGTCGATCCGGAAACCGCGCTCTTCATCGTCGCCTCGAAGACCTTTACCACGATCGAGACGATGACCAATGCCGCCACCGCTCGCGCCTTCATCGCCGGCAAGCTCGGTGAGGCGGCGGTTGGCCACCACTTCGCGGCGGTTTCGACCGCGCTCGACAAGGTTGCGGCCTTCGGCATCGACCAGGCGCGTGTCTTCGGCTTCTGGGACTGGGTCGGCGGACGCTATTCGATCTGGTCGGCGATTGGCCTGCCGCTGATGATTGCGATCGGCAAGGAAAATTTCGGCCGCTTCCTCGACGGCGGCCACGCGATCGATGAGCATTTTCGCACAGCGCCACTGCGTCAGAATATCCCGATGCTGCTCGGCCTCATCGGCTTCTATCACCGCAACGTGCTCGGCTATCCGTCGCGGGCAATCCTGCCCTACGATCAGCGCCTTGCGCGTTTCCCAGCCTATCTGCAGCAGCTCGACATGGAATCGAACGGCAAGGGCGTCACGATGGACAGCACGCCGGTCGAATTCTCGACCGGACCGGTCGTCTGGGGCGAACCGGGCACCAACGGCCAGCACGCCTTCTACCAGCTGATCCACCAGGGCACCGACATCATCCCGGCCGAATTCATGATCGCCGCGAACGGCCACGAAAAGGAACTGCGTCATCAGCATCAGCTGCTGATGGCAAACTGCCTGGCGCAATCGGAAGCCTTGATGAAGGGCCGCACCCTTGCCGAAGCCAAAGCGCAGCTCACCTCGAAGGGCATGGATGACGCCAAGGCCGACAAGATCGCCCCGCACCGGGTCTTCACCGGCAACCGGCCGTCTCTCACCATCGTCTACGATGAACTCGATCCCTTCGCGCTCGGCCGCCTGATCGCGCTCTACGAACATCGCGTCTTCGTCGAAGGTGCGCTCTTCAACATCAATTCCTTCGACCAATGGGGTGTCGAGCTCGGCAAGGAATTGGCTACCGGATTGCTGCCGGTGGTCGAAGGCAAGGAAAGCGCCGAAGGCCACGATTCATCGACCGCCGGCCTTGTTGCGGCGCTGTTGAAGGCGGCACGCTGA
- a CDS encoding orotate phosphoribosyltransferase, whose amino-acid sequence MFSNAFTDKAVMAELVAKMLWEIKAVHFRADEPYKLSSGMASPVYIDCRKLISYPRIRSAVMDFAAATILREAGFEQFDVVAGGETAGIPFAAMLAERLGLPMIYVRKAPKGHGRNAQIEGHMPEGARVLVIEDLTTAGGSMFKFIDAIRAAGGIVDHGIALFYYDIFPEARGNMKARGVDLHFIATWRNVLAVAREQALFDEKTLNEVEAFLNAPLAWSGRNGGVSGLAAQ is encoded by the coding sequence ATGTTTTCCAACGCGTTCACCGACAAGGCGGTGATGGCCGAGCTGGTCGCGAAAATGCTCTGGGAGATCAAGGCGGTGCATTTCCGCGCCGACGAGCCCTACAAGCTCTCCTCTGGCATGGCGAGCCCTGTCTACATCGATTGCCGCAAGCTGATCTCCTATCCGCGCATCCGCTCGGCGGTGATGGATTTCGCCGCCGCGACGATCCTTCGCGAGGCCGGCTTCGAGCAGTTCGACGTCGTCGCCGGCGGCGAGACGGCCGGCATTCCCTTCGCGGCCATGCTTGCCGAGCGGCTCGGTCTGCCGATGATCTATGTACGCAAGGCCCCGAAGGGCCACGGTCGCAATGCGCAGATCGAAGGTCACATGCCGGAAGGGGCGCGCGTGCTGGTCATCGAGGACCTGACGACCGCCGGCGGATCGATGTTCAAGTTCATCGATGCGATCCGCGCGGCCGGCGGCATAGTCGATCACGGCATCGCACTCTTCTATTACGACATCTTCCCGGAAGCGCGCGGCAACATGAAAGCAAGGGGCGTCGATCTGCACTTCATCGCCACTTGGCGCAACGTGCTGGCGGTTGCCCGCGAGCAGGCGCTGTTCGACGAGAAGACGCTGAACGAGGTCGAGGCCTTCCTCAACGCTCCGCTCGCCTGGTCCGGACGCAATGGCGGCGTCAGCGGGCTTGCAGCCCAGTGA
- a CDS encoding ATP-binding cassette domain-containing protein, which produces MAQQPLLTARGLVKRYGRVTALDHADFDLYPGEILAVIGDNGAGKSTMIKAISGAITPDEGEIRLEGQPIHFRSPMEARKAGIETVYQNLALSPALSIADNMFLGREIRKPGIMGKWFRSLDRAAMEKQARAKLTELGLMTIQNINQAVETLSGGQRQGVAVARAAAFGSKVVIMDEPTAALGVKESRRVLELILDVRRRGLPIVLISHNMPHVFEVADRIHIHRLGRRLCVINPKDYTMSDAVAFMTGAKAPPGEVLAA; this is translated from the coding sequence ATGGCACAACAACCCCTTCTCACCGCTCGCGGTCTCGTCAAGCGCTACGGTCGCGTGACCGCTCTCGACCACGCCGATTTCGATCTCTACCCGGGTGAAATCCTGGCCGTGATCGGCGACAACGGCGCCGGCAAATCCACGATGATCAAGGCGATCTCCGGCGCCATCACCCCTGACGAGGGCGAGATCCGGCTCGAGGGCCAGCCCATCCATTTCCGCTCGCCGATGGAAGCCAGGAAGGCCGGTATCGAGACCGTCTATCAGAACCTCGCCCTGTCTCCGGCGCTATCGATCGCCGACAACATGTTCCTCGGCCGAGAGATCCGCAAGCCCGGCATCATGGGCAAGTGGTTCCGCTCGCTGGACCGCGCGGCCATGGAAAAGCAAGCGCGGGCAAAGCTCACCGAGCTCGGCCTGATGACGATCCAGAATATCAACCAGGCGGTGGAAACGCTGTCTGGGGGCCAGCGCCAGGGTGTCGCCGTCGCGCGCGCTGCCGCCTTCGGCTCGAAGGTCGTGATCATGGACGAACCGACCGCGGCGCTCGGCGTCAAGGAAAGCCGGCGCGTGCTGGAACTGATCCTCGACGTTCGCCGCCGTGGCCTGCCGATCGTCTTGATCTCGCACAATATGCCGCACGTCTTCGAGGTGGCGGACCGGATCCACATCCACCGTCTCGGCCGGCGCCTCTGCGTCATCAATCCCAAGGACTACACGATGTCCGATGCAGTTGCCTTCATGACCGGTGCGAAGGCGCCGCCCGGAGAGGTGCTGGCCGCATGA
- a CDS encoding AI-2E family transporter: MQLGNRERENLPAEPRLFGQPAHSRSALVLPISAARWSLVLVLLAGVYFFHGFVVPVLAAVVIGFASWPIYRRLLEAVNGNRTLAATIAIVCVVAFIVVPISLAAVYAVDEVRDWLVWAVETNANGAIVPTWLTSIPVVGAWLGEQWVKYVGHPGALGELVQLVSGSNIGNIYRGVLVIGASAFQSFLTLLFMLITLFFVYRDGQSFSKQLDHLGERIFPMRWERLSRVVPLTISSTVTGMGIIAIGEGIVLGVAYWLAGVPSPVTLGIITGIMALIPGGAPLCFTLVSIYLVASGSPVQGVVLFAWGTTELFIVDKTLRPKLVGGPIKLPFLPTFFGLIGGVKTMGFLGLFVGPVLMALLVAIWREWLHEVTTQPEQPTVNHISRADISVK; encoded by the coding sequence GTGCAATTGGGCAATCGTGAACGAGAAAACCTTCCCGCGGAGCCGAGGCTCTTCGGGCAGCCGGCCCATTCACGTTCTGCCCTCGTCCTGCCGATCTCGGCTGCCCGTTGGTCGCTCGTTCTGGTTCTTCTTGCCGGCGTCTATTTCTTCCATGGCTTCGTGGTGCCGGTGCTCGCGGCCGTCGTCATCGGTTTCGCCAGCTGGCCGATTTACAGACGGCTTCTTGAGGCGGTGAACGGCAACCGCACCCTGGCAGCTACGATCGCCATCGTCTGTGTCGTCGCCTTCATCGTGGTGCCTATTTCGCTCGCCGCCGTCTACGCGGTCGACGAGGTGCGCGACTGGCTTGTCTGGGCGGTTGAAACCAACGCCAACGGGGCGATCGTTCCCACCTGGCTGACATCGATCCCGGTTGTCGGCGCCTGGCTCGGCGAGCAATGGGTGAAATATGTCGGCCACCCGGGCGCGCTCGGTGAACTGGTGCAGCTCGTCAGCGGCTCCAATATCGGCAATATCTATCGCGGCGTGCTCGTGATCGGCGCCTCCGCCTTCCAGTCGTTCCTGACGCTGCTCTTCATGCTGATCACGCTGTTCTTCGTCTACCGCGACGGCCAATCCTTCTCGAAGCAGCTCGACCACCTCGGCGAGCGGATCTTTCCGATGCGCTGGGAGCGGCTGTCGCGCGTCGTGCCGCTGACCATTAGCTCGACGGTGACGGGCATGGGCATTATCGCGATCGGCGAAGGCATCGTTCTCGGGGTGGCCTACTGGCTGGCGGGCGTCCCGTCGCCGGTGACCCTCGGCATCATCACCGGCATCATGGCACTGATACCCGGCGGCGCGCCGCTCTGTTTCACCCTGGTGTCGATCTATCTCGTGGCGAGCGGCTCGCCGGTGCAGGGCGTCGTACTTTTCGCCTGGGGCACGACGGAGCTTTTCATCGTCGACAAGACGCTGAGGCCGAAACTCGTCGGCGGACCGATCAAGCTGCCTTTTCTGCCGACCTTCTTCGGTCTGATTGGCGGCGTAAAAACGATGGGCTTCCTCGGCCTGTTCGTTGGCCCCGTGCTCATGGCACTGCTCGTCGCCATCTGGCGGGAATGGCTGCACGAGGTGACCACGCAGCCCGAACAGCCGACCGTCAACCACATCTCGCGGGCCGACATATCCGTGAAGTGA
- a CDS encoding carbohydrate kinase family protein — translation MIVCCGEALIDMLPRDTAAGESAFAPYAGGAIFNTAIALGRLGIPTGFFTGLSDDMFGDILRATLKAANVDFGPCATLPLHTTLAFVKLVDGHASYAFFDENTAGRMITKDHLPALGDFCEALHFGAISLIPEPCGSTYEALMMREHEKRVISFDPNIRPGFIKDREAHLGRMNRMAAMSDIIKFSDEDLAWFGMEGSHDELAAEWLKRGPKLVLITKGADGAVGYTRNHKVEVAGERVAVVDTVGAGDTFDAGVLASLKLNNLLTKDAVANLSDAAVRQALALGAKAAAVTVSRAGANPPWRHELGL, via the coding sequence ATGATCGTTTGTTGCGGGGAAGCCTTGATCGATATGCTGCCGCGCGACACGGCAGCCGGGGAGAGCGCCTTTGCGCCCTATGCCGGCGGCGCGATCTTCAACACCGCCATTGCGCTCGGGCGGCTCGGCATCCCGACGGGCTTCTTCACCGGCCTTTCCGACGACATGTTCGGCGATATCCTGCGCGCTACGCTGAAAGCCGCGAATGTCGATTTCGGCCCCTGCGCGACCCTGCCGCTGCACACGACGCTTGCCTTCGTGAAACTCGTCGACGGTCACGCGAGCTACGCCTTCTTCGACGAGAACACCGCGGGACGGATGATCACCAAGGATCATCTCCCGGCGCTCGGCGATTTCTGCGAAGCGCTGCATTTCGGTGCGATAAGCCTCATTCCCGAGCCGTGCGGCTCGACTTATGAGGCCTTGATGATGCGCGAGCACGAGAAACGCGTGATCTCCTTCGACCCGAACATTCGCCCCGGCTTCATTAAGGATCGCGAGGCGCATCTCGGACGCATGAACCGCATGGCCGCGATGTCGGATATCATCAAGTTTTCGGACGAGGACCTAGCCTGGTTCGGGATGGAAGGCAGCCATGACGAGCTTGCCGCGGAGTGGCTGAAGCGCGGCCCAAAGCTGGTGTTGATCACCAAGGGCGCCGACGGCGCCGTCGGCTATACCCGGAACCACAAGGTTGAGGTTGCCGGCGAACGGGTCGCGGTCGTCGATACGGTCGGTGCGGGTGACACGTTCGATGCTGGCGTGCTGGCGTCGTTGAAGCTCAACAACCTTCTGACCAAGGATGCGGTGGCAAATCTGAGCGATGCTGCGGTCCGACAGGCGTTGGCGCTCGGCGCCAAGGCCGCGGCCGTTACCGTCTCGCGCGCCGGCGCAAATCCGCCATGGCGGCATGAACTCGGGCTTTGA
- a CDS encoding nucleoside triphosphate hydrolase — MNVQALRDEILKRAAGAARFIVAIAGPPGAGKSTLSEALAEALVAAGEKAAVLPMDGFHMDNAVLEEKGLLARKGAPETFDFRSLLSTVVAVRANDGEVLVPIFDRSRELAIASARIVAPETRIVLVEGNYLMLDEAPWNRLEGAFDFSIFIDPGLEVIERRLLKRWFDHGYDDETAKTKAFGNDIPNARRVVGNCRPANLVIRDF; from the coding sequence ATGAATGTGCAGGCCTTGAGGGACGAGATCCTGAAACGGGCGGCCGGCGCCGCCCGTTTCATCGTTGCGATTGCCGGCCCTCCGGGCGCCGGCAAATCGACGCTCTCCGAAGCGCTCGCAGAGGCGCTCGTCGCAGCCGGGGAGAAGGCGGCTGTCCTGCCGATGGACGGCTTCCATATGGACAATGCCGTCCTCGAAGAGAAGGGCCTGCTTGCCCGCAAGGGCGCGCCCGAAACCTTCGACTTCCGATCGCTTCTCTCGACGGTCGTCGCCGTTCGGGCCAATGATGGCGAAGTCCTGGTGCCGATCTTCGACCGGTCGCGCGAACTGGCAATTGCATCTGCTCGGATAGTCGCCCCGGAGACGCGCATCGTTCTTGTCGAAGGCAACTATCTCATGCTCGACGAGGCGCCGTGGAACAGGCTCGAGGGAGCCTTCGACTTTTCGATCTTCATCGATCCCGGCCTTGAAGTGATCGAGCGACGGTTGCTGAAACGCTGGTTCGATCACGGCTACGACGACGAGACGGCGAAGACGAAGGCATTCGGCAACGACATCCCGAACGCCCGGCGCGTCGTCGGCAACTGCCGGCCCGCTAACCTCGTCATACGGGATTTCTGA
- the kdpF gene encoding K(+)-transporting ATPase subunit F, with translation MFVEYILGGAVTVFLFTYLIYALVRPERF, from the coding sequence ATGTTCGTCGAATACATTCTTGGTGGCGCCGTAACGGTGTTTCTCTTCACCTACCTGATCTACGCGCTCGTTCGTCCAGAGCGGTTTTGA
- the kdpA gene encoding potassium-transporting ATPase subunit KdpA, protein MTLNGWIQILVFCGIVILLVKPLGGYMMRVFNGERTVLSIVFGPIERTLYRIAGTSEREEQHWTAYAAAVLFFNLAGFLLLYFLQRLQGALPFNPAGMSAVPPELAFNTAASFMTNTNWQNYGGESTMSYLAQMAGLTVQNFVSAATGIVIAVALIRGFARASVKSIGNFWVDMTRSTLYVLLPICVVLTLVYVYLGMPQTLGAYVNATTLEGAEQTIAVGPVASQIAIKMLGTNGGGFFNANAAHPFENPDAISNLIQMVSIFAIGAALTNVFGRMVGNERQGWAILATMGVLFLAGVVVCYWAEATGNPLVHALGLEGGNMEGKEVRFGISLSALFAVITTAASCGAVNAMHGSFTALGGLIPLINMELGEIIVGGVGAGFYGILLFVVLAIFVAGLMVGRTPEYLGKKIEAKEIKMAVLAVLCLPAAMLIFTAIAAVLPMGVASIGNPGPHGFSEILYAYTSGAANNGSAFGGLTGNTPWYNITIGLSMLIGRFLVIIPALAIAGSLVTKKTVPASAGTFPTDGALFVGLLGGVILIVGGLTFFPALAVGPIVEHLAMLLGQTF, encoded by the coding sequence ATGACTCTCAACGGATGGATACAGATCCTCGTCTTCTGCGGGATCGTCATTTTGCTCGTGAAGCCGCTTGGCGGTTACATGATGCGCGTCTTTAATGGCGAGCGCACGGTTCTTTCGATCGTCTTCGGCCCAATCGAGCGCACTCTCTACCGGATTGCAGGAACGAGCGAGCGCGAGGAGCAGCATTGGACTGCCTATGCCGCGGCTGTGCTTTTCTTCAATCTCGCCGGCTTCCTGCTTCTCTATTTCCTACAACGTTTACAGGGCGCCTTGCCGTTCAATCCGGCCGGCATGAGCGCCGTTCCACCGGAGCTTGCTTTCAACACGGCGGCGAGTTTCATGACCAATACCAATTGGCAGAACTACGGCGGCGAAAGCACGATGTCCTATCTCGCGCAGATGGCCGGCCTGACGGTGCAGAATTTCGTCTCGGCTGCGACCGGCATTGTGATCGCCGTGGCCCTGATCCGCGGTTTCGCCAGGGCATCGGTGAAGTCGATCGGCAATTTCTGGGTCGATATGACCCGAAGCACACTTTATGTGCTGTTGCCCATCTGTGTCGTACTGACGCTCGTCTACGTTTATCTCGGCATGCCGCAGACCCTTGGCGCCTACGTCAACGCGACGACACTCGAAGGCGCTGAGCAGACGATAGCCGTCGGCCCCGTTGCCTCGCAAATCGCCATCAAGATGCTGGGCACCAATGGCGGCGGCTTCTTCAACGCCAATGCGGCGCATCCGTTCGAGAATCCGGACGCGATCTCGAACCTGATCCAGATGGTCTCGATCTTCGCGATCGGTGCGGCTCTCACCAATGTCTTCGGCCGCATGGTCGGCAACGAGCGTCAGGGCTGGGCCATCCTCGCGACCATGGGCGTCCTTTTCCTCGCCGGTGTTGTCGTCTGCTATTGGGCCGAGGCCACCGGCAATCCGCTCGTCCATGCGCTTGGCCTTGAAGGTGGCAATATGGAAGGCAAGGAAGTCCGCTTCGGCATTTCGCTGTCGGCACTTTTTGCCGTGATCACCACGGCTGCTTCCTGCGGCGCTGTCAACGCAATGCATGGCAGCTTCACGGCGCTCGGCGGCCTCATTCCGCTCATCAACATGGAGCTTGGAGAGATCATCGTCGGCGGCGTCGGCGCCGGCTTCTACGGCATCCTCCTGTTCGTCGTCCTGGCGATCTTCGTCGCCGGGCTGATGGTCGGACGCACGCCGGAATATCTCGGCAAGAAGATCGAGGCGAAAGAGATCAAGATGGCCGTCCTCGCGGTGTTGTGCCTGCCGGCAGCGATGCTGATCTTTACGGCCATTGCCGCGGTCCTGCCGATGGGCGTCGCCTCGATCGGAAATCCCGGCCCGCACGGCTTCTCGGAGATCCTCTATGCCTACACGTCGGGTGCGGCCAACAACGGTTCGGCCTTTGGCGGCCTGACGGGCAATACGCCCTGGTACAACATCACCATCGGTCTTTCGATGCTGATCGGACGGTTCCTGGTGATCATCCCGGCTCTCGCGATCGCCGGCTCGCTCGTGACCAAGAAGACCGTACCCGCCTCCGCCGGCACTTTCCCGACCGATGGCGCGCTGTTCGTCGGTCTTTTGGGCGGCGTCATCCTGATCGTTGGCGGGCTGACCTTCTTCCCGGCGCTTGCCGTCGGGCCGATCGTCGAGCATCTCGCCATGCTTCTCGGACAGACCTTCTGA
- a CDS encoding long-chain fatty acid--CoA ligase, translating into MAETSTQQSGSNPGKIWLKSYPPGVPAEIGPLPYRSIGEFFDHAVAQYSWRPAFTCMGKSLSFAALNTHSAAIGAWLQSLGLRKGDRVAVMLPNILQNPVIVYGILRAGLTVVNVNPLYTPRELEHQLVDAGAKAIFVLENFAHTVEQVLARTAVKHVVVASMGDMLGVKGAIVNLVVRRVKKLVPDWSIPGHTSFKAALAKGAKLTLTKPHLAPSDVAFLQYTGGTTGVSKGATLTHSNLLSNMAQMELWLETAFRRKARPENLTFVCALPLYHIFALTVNSLMGLATGGNNILIPNPRDIPAFVKELGKYEANIFPGLNTLFNALMNNAEFKKLDFSSLVLTFGGGMAVQRPVAERWLAMTGCPIHEGYGLSETSPVATANRLDTGEFTGTIGMPLPSTEVEIRDEQGNTLPVGEIGEICIRGPQVMAGYWQRPDETAKAISPDGFFRTGDIGFMNSEGLTKIVDRKKDMILVSGFNVFPNEIEEVAATHPGILECAAIGIPDPHSGEAVKLFVVRKDPDLTEAEVKRHCAANLTNYKRPRHVEFRTELPKSNVGKILRKDLRG; encoded by the coding sequence ATGGCGGAAACAAGCACGCAGCAGTCGGGTTCCAACCCGGGAAAAATCTGGCTCAAGTCCTATCCGCCCGGCGTGCCGGCCGAAATCGGGCCCCTCCCCTATCGCTCCATCGGCGAGTTCTTCGACCACGCGGTCGCGCAATATTCCTGGCGCCCGGCGTTCACTTGCATGGGCAAGTCGCTCAGCTTCGCCGCTCTCAATACCCATTCGGCCGCGATCGGCGCCTGGCTGCAATCGCTCGGCCTCAGAAAGGGTGATCGCGTCGCGGTGATGCTGCCGAACATCCTGCAGAACCCGGTGATCGTCTACGGCATCCTGCGCGCGGGCCTGACGGTGGTCAACGTCAATCCGCTCTACACGCCGCGCGAGCTCGAGCATCAGCTCGTTGATGCGGGCGCCAAGGCGATCTTCGTGCTCGAGAACTTCGCCCACACGGTCGAGCAGGTCCTCGCCCGCACTGCGGTCAAACATGTTGTGGTCGCCAGCATGGGCGACATGCTCGGCGTCAAGGGAGCAATCGTCAATCTCGTCGTGCGGCGCGTCAAGAAACTCGTGCCCGACTGGTCGATCCCGGGGCATACCTCCTTCAAGGCCGCACTTGCCAAGGGTGCGAAACTGACCCTCACGAAACCCCATCTGGCGCCTTCCGATGTTGCCTTCCTGCAATATACCGGCGGCACCACCGGCGTTTCCAAGGGCGCCACCCTCACGCATTCCAACCTTCTGTCCAACATGGCGCAGATGGAGCTGTGGCTGGAAACCGCCTTCCGGCGCAAGGCACGCCCGGAAAATCTCACCTTCGTGTGCGCGCTGCCGCTCTATCATATCTTCGCGCTGACGGTGAATTCGCTGATGGGCCTCGCGACGGGCGGCAACAACATTCTCATCCCTAATCCCCGCGATATTCCCGCCTTCGTCAAGGAACTCGGCAAGTACGAGGCGAACATCTTTCCCGGCCTCAACACGTTGTTCAACGCACTGATGAACAATGCCGAATTCAAGAAGCTCGACTTTTCGTCGCTCGTGCTGACTTTCGGTGGCGGCATGGCCGTGCAGCGGCCGGTGGCAGAGCGTTGGCTGGCGATGACCGGCTGCCCGATCCACGAAGGCTACGGGCTTTCCGAGACCTCTCCGGTCGCCACCGCCAACCGGCTCGATACCGGCGAGTTCACCGGCACGATCGGCATGCCGCTCCCTTCGACCGAGGTCGAGATTCGCGACGAGCAGGGCAACACGCTGCCGGTCGGCGAAATCGGTGAGATCTGCATCCGTGGTCCGCAGGTCATGGCCGGCTATTGGCAGCGGCCAGACGAGACGGCCAAGGCGATCTCGCCGGACGGCTTCTTCCGCACCGGCGACATCGGCTTCATGAACTCCGAGGGGCTGACGAAAATCGTCGACCGCAAGAAGGACATGATTCTCGTTTCCGGCTTCAACGTCTTCCCGAACGAGATCGAGGAAGTCGCGGCAACCCACCCGGGCATCCTCGAATGTGCCGCCATCGGCATCCCCGATCCGCATTCGGGCGAGGCCGTGAAGCTCTTCGTCGTGCGGAAGGATCCCGATCTCACCGAGGCGGAGGTCAAGCGCCACTGCGCCGCCAACCTCACCAACTACAAGCGGCCGAGACACGTGGAATTCCGCACCGAGTTGCCGAAGTCGAATGTCGGCAAGATTCTGCGCAAGGATTTGCGCGGGTAG
- the pyrC gene encoding dihydroorotase — MQDLVIRRPDDWHLHLRDGGMLRGVIADTSRHFARAIIMPNLVPPVVTTADAAAYRERILAAVPAEDRFEPLMTLYLTEGTDPDDVEAGYRRGLVKAVKLYPAGATTNSSSGVRDIEKAMPVLERMAEIGVPLCVHGEVTTADVDIFDREAVFIETVLDPLRRRLPELRITMEHVTTKDGIDYIKASKANLAGSITTHHLIINRNAILVGGIKPHYYCLPVAKRETHRLALRAAATSGDARFFLGTDSAPHVDPLKECACGCAGIYTSINTMSCLAHVFEEEGALDRLEAFASLNGPVWYSLPVNEETITLRKSEEPVRYPAKVETEAGPVTVFDPMFPLYWAVV, encoded by the coding sequence ATGCAAGACCTCGTTATCCGCCGCCCGGATGATTGGCACCTTCACCTGCGCGACGGCGGCATGCTGCGCGGCGTGATCGCGGACACGAGCCGCCACTTCGCCCGCGCCATCATCATGCCCAATCTGGTGCCGCCGGTCGTGACCACCGCCGATGCCGCCGCCTACCGCGAGCGTATTCTCGCCGCCGTTCCCGCGGAAGATCGGTTCGAACCGTTGATGACGCTCTATCTGACCGAGGGCACCGACCCGGACGATGTCGAGGCGGGCTACAGGCGTGGCCTCGTCAAGGCGGTCAAGCTCTATCCGGCGGGCGCGACCACCAATTCGTCGAGTGGCGTTCGTGACATCGAGAAGGCGATGCCGGTACTGGAACGCATGGCCGAGATCGGCGTGCCGCTCTGCGTCCATGGGGAGGTGACGACGGCAGATGTCGACATCTTCGACCGCGAAGCGGTCTTCATAGAAACCGTGCTCGACCCGCTCCGCCGGCGGCTGCCCGAGCTTCGGATCACGATGGAACACGTGACGACGAAGGACGGCATCGACTACATCAAGGCGTCGAAGGCCAATCTCGCCGGTTCGATCACGACCCACCATCTGATCATCAACCGCAACGCCATTCTCGTCGGCGGTATCAAGCCGCATTATTACTGCCTGCCGGTCGCCAAGCGCGAAACGCACCGCCTGGCGCTGCGCGCGGCCGCGACGTCCGGTGACGCCCGCTTCTTCCTCGGCACCGATTCCGCACCCCATGTCGATCCGCTCAAGGAATGTGCCTGCGGCTGCGCCGGCATCTACACCTCGATCAACACCATGAGCTGCCTTGCCCACGTCTTCGAAGAGGAGGGCGCGCTCGACCGCCTCGAGGCCTTTGCGTCGTTGAACGGCCCCGTCTGGTACAGCCTGCCGGTCAACGAGGAGACGATCACGTTGCGCAAGAGCGAAGAGCCGGTGCGCTATCCCGCGAAGGTCGAGACGGAAGCAGGCCCGGTCACGGTTTTTGATCCGATGTTCCCGCTCTACTGGGCGGTTGTCTGA